The Lycium barbarum isolate Lr01 chromosome 10, ASM1917538v2, whole genome shotgun sequence genome includes a region encoding these proteins:
- the LOC132615198 gene encoding rho GDP-dissociation inhibitor 1-like, whose product MWIAPMLFGGTIPLTHGFQVLMYPIAFDCGGAKYAREQGIPVILFPKAKNSSESLSEEDLVGALSCTYVKNSCLPQLHYQIYFCHLLFGGPGENKVNRQMSESSIYTTHQDKDDDDANNKIELGPLCTLKEQFEKDKDDESLRRRKEQVLDINAVGESLDPEVKILSLIIKSPGRSAIVLPIPKDGNPKSPWFVLKEGSKYSLKFTFQVSNNIATCLKYMNTVWKTGIKVDSTKQMIGAFSPQLEPLYTQMPEHTTPSGIVARGSYSARTKVIFFPFSL is encoded by the exons ATGTGGATTGCTCCAATGTTATTTGGTGGAACCATACCTCTTACTCATGGTTTTCAAGTGCTTATGTATCCTATTGCATTTG ATTGTGGAGGTGCTAAGTATGCAAGGGAGCAAGGCATCCCTGTTATTTTGTTTCCTAAAGCAAAGAATTCATCCGAGAGTTTATCGGAGGAGGATCTCGTGGGTGCTTTGAG CTGCACGTATGTCAAAAATTCTTGTCTTCCTCAGTTGCATTACCAGATTTATTTTTGTCACCTTCTTTTTGGTGGACCTGGTGAGAATAAGGTTAATAGACAAATGAGTGAAAGCTCAATATATACAACTCATCAAGACAAGGATGATGATGACGCTAATAACAAGATTGAGTTAGGTCCTCTATGTACCCTAAAAGAACAATTTGAAAAGGATAAG GATGATGAGAGTTTGAGAAGGCGGAAGGAGCAGGTTCTAGATATTAACGCTGTTGGAG AATCCCTGGATCCAGAAGTCAAGATTTTGAGCCTTATAATTAAGTCCCCCGGTAGATCTGCCATTGTTCTCCCTATCCCCAAGGATGGAAATCCCAAGAGCCCATGGTTTGTCCTGAAAGAAGGGAGCAAATACAGCCTAAAATTTACATTCCAAGTCAGCAATAACATAGCGACTTGTCTTAAATACATGAACACGGTTTGGAAAACCGGTATTAAAG TGGACAGCACGAAACAGATGATAGGGGCGTTTAGTCCTCAATTGGAGCCCTTATACACACAAATGCCGGAACACACCACCCCTTCAGGCATTGTTGCTAGAGGATCTTACTCGGCAAGGACAAAggtgattttttttcctttttctctttaa